One Ricinus communis isolate WT05 ecotype wild-type chromosome 7, ASM1957865v1, whole genome shotgun sequence genomic region harbors:
- the LOC8276873 gene encoding 60S ribosomal protein L8, translating into MGRVIRAQRKGAGSVFKSHTHHRKGPARFRSLDFGERNGYLKGVVTDIIHDPGRGAPLAKVTFRHPFRYKHQKELFVAAEGMYTGQFVYCGKKANLMVGNVLPLRSIPEGAVVCNVEHHVGDRGSFARCSGDYAIVISHNPDNGTTRIKLPSGAKKIVPSGCRAMVGQVAGGGRTEKPMLKAGNAYHKYRVKRNCWPKVRGVAMNPVEHPHGGGNHQHIGHASTVRRDAPPGQKVGLIAARRTGRLRGQAAATAAKADKGA; encoded by the exons ATGGGTCGTGTAATCCGTGCCCAACGTAAGGGTGCAGGCTCCGTTTTCAAATCCCACACCCACCACCGCAAAGGCCCCGCCCGGTTCCGGTCCCTAGACTTCGGCGAGCGCAATGGGTACCTAAAAGGAGTGGTGACCGACATCATCCATGATCCGGGTCGTGGAGCTCCGCTTGCAAAGGTAACATTTAGGCATCCATTTAGGTACAAGCACCAGAAAGAGCTGTTTGTTGCAGCAGAAGGGATGTACACAGGTCAGTTTGTGTACTGTGGAAAGAAGGCAAATTTGATGGTGGGAAATGTGTTGCCTCTTAGATCAATACCAGAAGGAGCTGTTGTTTGTAATGTGGAACATCATGTTGGCGACAGAGGTTCTTTTGCTAGATGTTCTGGTGATTATGCTATTGTTATTAGTCATAATCCTGATAATGGAACTACCAG GATTAAGCTTCCTTCTGGAGCCAAAAAGATTGTACCAAGTGGCTGCCGAGCTATGGTTGGTCAAGTTGCAGGTGGAGGGAGAACTGAGAAGCCTATGTTGAAGGCAGGAAACGCATATCACAAATACAGAGTGAAGAGGAACTGCTGGCCCAAGGTTCGTGGTGTTGCTATGAATCCTGTGGAGCATCCCCATGGTGGTGGTAATCACCAGCATATTGGACATGCCAGTACTGTTCGGCGAGATGCTCCTCCTGGACAAAAAGTTGGTCTCATTGCTGCAAGGAGGACTGGTCGTCTCCGTGGACAAGCTGCTGCTACTGCTGCAAAAGCTGACAAGGGTGCATAA